ACCATAGTGTTAATGCGATTTACCTTACTAAGGTATCGAAAATGCCTATTTCAGTAATGCTTTTTCTTCGTCTGTAATGTCTACCATGGCATAGCGGTCTACGCGGTTGATCAGCATTTCGTCCATGATGTCTACTACATTTTTGTAGTTAGCGTTGTTGTTGGCTTTGATCAGCACCATTAGTTTATTATCGCCTGTTTTCCTGAGAATATCTGCTCTTTTTTTGATGATCGCATCCCTGATCTCCGCGTAGCTGGCGGTTTTCACGTCTTCGGGATGATACATGCCTTCGTAGTATTTCACGGTATTATTAGCACCGAGCAGTACTGTCATTGCATTGCTTTCCGCCAGTGGTTGGGGATCTCCGTCTTCACGGGGCATAATGAGGTCCATGGTTTTGGGTTGGAGCAGGGTGGTGGTCAGCATGAAAAAGGTGATTAACAGAAATCCCAGGTCAACCATAGGGGTCATATCTACCCGGGTACTCAGTTTCTTTGCGCGCTGGCCACCTCTTTGTTTGCCAGGATTGGATTGGGTGTTCATTTCAGCCATAACTAAAGATTTATAATATAGACACGGCCGTAAAGAAATTCCATAAAAAAATAGCTCCGGATTTTCACCCGGAGCTATTCTAAATATTGTGCATATTATAAATTAAAACTCTGCACTCTTCGGTGTTCTTGGGAAAGGAATGACGTCTCTGATATTACCCATACCAGTTACAAACAGTACCAGTCTTTCGAAACCTAAGCCAAAACCTGCGTGTGGCGCAGTACCAAAGCGTCTTGTATCCAGGTACCAGCTCATTTCTTCAACAGGCAGTTTCATTTCTTCCATGCGTTTTACCAGCTTATCAAGGCTTTCTTCACGCTGTGAACCACCTACGATTTCACCAATGCCAGGGAAGAGGATATCCATTGCTCTTACAGTCTTACCATCTGCGTTCTGCTTCATGTAGAATGCCTTGATAGCGGCAGGATAATCTGTGAGGATCACTGGTTTCCTGAAGTGTTTTTCTACCAGGTAACGTTCGTGTTCACTCTGCAGATCTGCACCCCATTCTTCGATCAGGTAGTTGAATTTCTTGGATTTATTTGGCTTACTGTTTTTCAGAA
This window of the Chitinophaga sancti genome carries:
- a CDS encoding ExbD/TolR family protein, whose amino-acid sequence is MAEMNTQSNPGKQRGGQRAKKLSTRVDMTPMVDLGFLLITFFMLTTTLLQPKTMDLIMPREDGDPQPLAESNAMTVLLGANNTVKYYEGMYHPEDVKTASYAEIRDAIIKKRADILRKTGDNKLMVLIKANNNANYKNVVDIMDEMLINRVDRYAMVDITDEEKALLK